A window of the Deinococcus gobiensis I-0 genome harbors these coding sequences:
- a CDS encoding 50S ribosomal protein L11 methyltransferase: MLVYRLPGTFDTREAHLDLLWEAGATGLEERAGHIRAYFGARTALPPEIADGDWTEEAEQDWQAEFRRTLRPVRAGRLTIVAPWHAGEAEEGTRPLIIEPGMAFGTGHHATTRMATEALSELDLAGVRVLDVGTGSGVLAIAAALLGAGFALGVDIDPITIPIARENAEINGVAPAQARFEEGTLGLGDLPELEEAPFGVVVANLYAELHDLLAGEYAAHLVPGGPLVLTGILTGKLDLVRAALDREGFTGVTVREDGDWALVTARRGEEP, translated from the coding sequence ATGCTGGTCTACCGCCTGCCGGGCACGTTCGACACGAGAGAAGCCCACCTTGACCTGTTGTGGGAGGCCGGCGCGACCGGCCTGGAAGAGCGCGCCGGTCACATCCGCGCGTATTTCGGCGCCCGCACGGCGCTGCCCCCCGAGATCGCCGACGGCGACTGGACCGAGGAGGCCGAGCAGGACTGGCAGGCCGAGTTCCGCCGGACCCTGCGCCCGGTCCGCGCCGGTCGCCTGACCATCGTGGCCCCGTGGCACGCGGGCGAGGCCGAGGAGGGCACGCGCCCCTTGATCATCGAGCCGGGCATGGCCTTCGGAACCGGGCACCATGCCACGACGCGCATGGCGACCGAGGCCCTGAGCGAACTGGACCTCGCCGGGGTGCGGGTGCTGGACGTGGGCACCGGCAGCGGCGTGCTCGCCATCGCGGCGGCGCTGCTGGGGGCCGGCTTCGCGCTGGGGGTGGACATCGACCCCATCACCATCCCCATCGCGCGCGAGAACGCGGAGATCAACGGGGTGGCCCCGGCGCAGGCCCGCTTCGAGGAAGGCACCCTGGGCCTGGGCGACCTGCCCGAGCTGGAAGAGGCGCCCTTCGGCGTGGTGGTCGCCAACCTGTATGCCGAACTGCATGACCTGCTGGCGGGCGAGTATGCCGCGCACCTCGTTCCCGGCGGCCCCCTGGTCCTGACCGGCATCCTGACCGGCAAGCTGGACCTCGTGCGCGCGGCGCTGGACCGGGAAGGCTTTACCGGCGTGACGGTGCGTGAGGACGGCGACTGGGCGCTCGTCACGGCGCGGCGGGGCGAGGAGCCGTGA
- the proC gene encoding pyrroline-5-carboxylate reductase, producing the protein MKLAIVGVGKLGLALLEGVTARGVIAPSDIGLLDANTARVQDLAARTGARMIQASDLGSAQRVLVSLQPRVFPEVTEWLAQENTGYVSTMAGVSVNTLVRRLGTRRVVRVMPNLAATIGRSQTAITGPREAQEAGDLAFAHELFGAVGDVYDLPENLFNAFTGMSASGPGYAAVLAEGLADGGVRMGLPRPLANELAAKVLVASGELLQRRAHPGLLKDEVSSPGGTTIAGLEVLESAGVRGALLRTVVAATKRSAELGNDQED; encoded by the coding sequence ATGAAACTGGCCATCGTCGGCGTCGGTAAGCTCGGTCTCGCCCTGCTGGAGGGGGTCACGGCGCGCGGCGTGATCGCCCCGAGCGACATCGGGCTGCTCGACGCGAACACGGCGCGCGTGCAGGACCTCGCCGCGCGCACGGGCGCCCGCATGATCCAGGCCAGCGACCTCGGCTCGGCGCAGCGCGTCCTCGTCAGCCTCCAGCCGCGCGTCTTTCCCGAGGTGACCGAGTGGCTCGCCCAGGAAAACACCGGCTACGTGAGCACGATGGCCGGGGTCAGCGTGAACACCCTGGTCCGGCGTCTGGGCACCCGGCGCGTGGTGCGCGTGATGCCCAACCTCGCCGCGACCATCGGCCGCTCGCAGACCGCCATCACTGGCCCGCGCGAGGCGCAGGAGGCGGGCGACCTCGCCTTCGCGCATGAGCTGTTCGGGGCGGTGGGCGATGTGTACGACCTGCCCGAGAACCTGTTCAACGCCTTCACGGGCATGAGCGCCTCGGGGCCGGGCTACGCGGCAGTGCTGGCCGAAGGACTGGCCGACGGCGGCGTGCGCATGGGCCTGCCGCGCCCGCTGGCCAACGAGCTGGCCGCCAAGGTGCTCGTCGCCAGCGGCGAACTGCTGCAACGCCGCGCGCACCCCGGCCTGCTCAAGGACGAGGTCTCCAGCCCCGGCGGCACCACCATCGCCGGTCTGGAGGTGCTGGAATCGGCCGGAGTTCGCGGCGCGCTGCTGCGGACCGTGGTGGCCGCGACCAAGCGCAGCGCCGAACTCGGCAACGATCAGGAGGACTGA
- a CDS encoding glycosyltransferase family 2 protein encodes MTRSVAVVIPAYNEAGTVADVVRVGLTLTPEVVVASDGSADDTAAVARGAGAQVVELTRNVGKGPALYAALEAARAEYVVMLDADLTGLTTGHLHTLLQPVLTGGLDMSIGVFEGGGFVTDWGNKLTPHLSGQRACRRDWLLAVPHLAEERWPEPAITAHLKETGARWDYVELPQVAQVVKEKKRGFWQGATARTRMYADLLTYRVRKKR; translated from the coding sequence GTGACCCGCAGCGTCGCGGTGGTCATTCCCGCCTACAACGAGGCCGGGACGGTGGCCGACGTGGTGCGGGTCGGCCTGACCCTGACCCCCGAGGTCGTGGTGGCCTCGGACGGCAGCGCCGACGACACGGCGGCGGTCGCGCGCGGGGCCGGCGCGCAGGTGGTCGAACTCACCCGCAACGTCGGCAAGGGGCCGGCCCTGTACGCGGCCCTGGAGGCGGCGCGCGCCGAGTACGTGGTCATGCTCGACGCCGACCTGACCGGCCTGACGACCGGACACCTGCATACCCTGCTGCAACCGGTGCTGACGGGCGGCCTCGACATGAGCATCGGGGTGTTCGAGGGGGGCGGATTCGTGACCGACTGGGGCAACAAGCTCACCCCGCACCTCAGCGGGCAACGGGCCTGTCGCCGCGACTGGCTGCTGGCCGTGCCCCACCTCGCCGAGGAACGCTGGCCCGAGCCGGCCATCACCGCGCACCTCAAGGAGACGGGAGCGCGCTGGGACTACGTCGAACTGCCGCAGGTCGCGCAGGTGGTCAAGGAAAAGAAACGCGGGTTCTGGCAGGGCGCGACCGCCCGGACCCGCATGTACGCCGACCTCCTGACCTACCGCGTACGCAAGAAACGCTGA
- a CDS encoding TetR/AcrR family transcriptional regulator: MKVDREEQTEARRERIARAAFELFARSGLDQTSAQDIARAAFVSRTNLYRYFPSKTHMLLAHFERAVSETRSEALSRLSSGTAPQAVWQHVTARMADLGVRYGHLVGAVGQAVLGARPGPGPGADGAAPGTPAPGLPGQEVRTALTLVALVEPVLHAMRLQGHLRSDANTHLLASLLVDACLLALLHGGHRDQREVLRDWQDRFSLLMYGALAPGVTLPREAARD, encoded by the coding sequence GTGAAGGTGGACCGTGAAGAACAGACCGAGGCCCGGCGCGAGCGCATCGCCCGCGCGGCTTTCGAGCTGTTCGCTCGCAGCGGTCTGGACCAGACGAGCGCGCAGGACATTGCCCGCGCGGCGTTCGTCAGCCGGACCAACCTCTACCGGTACTTTCCCAGCAAGACCCATATGCTGCTCGCCCACTTCGAGCGCGCCGTGTCCGAGACGCGCAGCGAGGCCCTGAGCCGCCTGAGCAGCGGCACCGCGCCCCAGGCCGTCTGGCAGCACGTCACGGCGCGCATGGCCGATCTGGGCGTGCGGTACGGGCATCTGGTGGGCGCGGTGGGGCAGGCGGTGCTGGGCGCGCGTCCGGGGCCGGGGCCCGGGGCCGACGGCGCCGCGCCGGGCACGCCGGCCCCGGGCCTGCCGGGCCAGGAGGTCCGCACCGCCCTGACGCTGGTGGCCCTGGTCGAGCCGGTGCTGCATGCCATGCGCCTTCAGGGGCACCTGCGCAGCGACGCCAACACGCATCTGCTGGCGTCGCTGCTGGTGGACGCCTGTCTGCTCGCGCTGCTGCACGGTGGGCACCGCGACCAGCGCGAGGTGCTGCGCGACTGGCAGGACCGGTTTTCGCTGCTGATGTACGGCGCGCTGGCTCCCGGCGTGACCCTCCCCCGAGAGGCGGCCCGCGATTGA
- the hpf gene encoding ribosome hibernation-promoting factor, HPF/YfiA family: MHIYKLAGRNVDVTDAMRDYVEEKLTRLDRYSDQITDARVTLTVRDVRDSGRRNRVEVQLNVPSGIIRAEEHHADMYAAIDKASDVLERQLRKFKTRYMKQRQDAIPAPEPGPAEADVAAGLDDVSEFTPEIVRQKRFELRPMSPEDAAAQMEALDHDFYVFKNMVSGLTGVVYRRRDGHYGLIEPS; encoded by the coding sequence ATGCACATCTACAAGCTGGCTGGCCGAAACGTCGACGTCACCGACGCCATGCGCGACTACGTCGAGGAGAAGCTCACCCGTCTCGACCGCTACAGCGACCAGATCACCGACGCCCGCGTCACCCTGACGGTGCGCGACGTGCGCGACTCGGGGCGGCGCAACCGCGTCGAAGTGCAGCTCAATGTGCCCAGCGGCATCATCCGAGCCGAGGAACACCACGCGGACATGTACGCGGCCATCGACAAGGCCAGCGACGTCCTCGAGCGCCAGCTCCGCAAGTTCAAGACCCGCTACATGAAGCAGCGCCAGGATGCCATCCCCGCGCCCGAACCCGGCCCGGCCGAGGCCGACGTGGCGGCGGGTCTGGACGACGTGAGCGAGTTCACGCCCGAGATCGTGCGCCAGAAGCGTTTCGAGCTGCGGCCCATGTCCCCTGAGGACGCCGCCGCGCAGATGGAGGCGCTGGACCACGACTTCTACGTCTTCAAGAACATGGTGTCGGGCCTGACCGGCGTGGTCTACCGCCGCCGCGACGGCCATTACGGCCTGATCGAACCGAGCTGA
- a CDS encoding butyrate kinase, whose protein sequence is MIAHVVNPGSGGVKLACATIEPSLNPALPGQLQVSLIRAELPLSEPPTPGGVSGPALDELAARLLELTREWPRPDVAVGRGGEIGRVPAGTYRLTPELAERALNCGRQDLPANLGGPLALRLAGAWGVPGFIVDPQSVDELLPQAQVTGVAGLRRTAQFHALNARAVARRAAYETGKKFADARVVVAHLGATTSVTAFDQGRAIDTTGSGAGGGPLGARQSGPLSAGTVLRLRAEHGDDALLRLLTLGSGFQALTGSADLRELEAREMDDPAVQAATAAFVHQVCKAVGEQCGALPGRPDAVALTGGITRWDSLVDRIERRLAWIAPVIVVPGELELEALAEGAGRVLYGLEGLREWSPSGVTVQPPTPQAAQPAGAR, encoded by the coding sequence ATGATCGCGCATGTGGTCAATCCCGGAAGCGGCGGCGTCAAGCTGGCCTGCGCGACCATCGAGCCCAGCCTGAATCCGGCGTTGCCGGGCCAGCTCCAGGTTTCGCTGATCCGCGCCGAGCTGCCCCTCAGTGAGCCTCCCACCCCCGGCGGGGTCAGCGGCCCGGCCCTCGACGAGCTGGCGGCGCGGCTGCTGGAGCTGACCCGCGAGTGGCCCCGGCCCGACGTGGCCGTGGGGCGCGGCGGCGAGATCGGCCGCGTGCCGGCCGGCACCTACCGCCTGACCCCCGAACTGGCCGAGCGTGCCCTGAACTGTGGGCGCCAGGACCTGCCCGCCAACCTGGGCGGCCCGCTGGCGCTGCGCCTGGCCGGGGCCTGGGGGGTGCCCGGCTTCATCGTGGACCCGCAGAGCGTGGACGAACTGCTGCCGCAGGCGCAGGTGACCGGCGTGGCGGGACTGCGGCGCACCGCGCAGTTCCATGCCCTGAACGCCCGCGCGGTCGCCCGGCGCGCGGCCTACGAGACAGGCAAGAAGTTCGCAGACGCGCGCGTGGTCGTGGCCCACCTGGGGGCGACCACCAGCGTCACGGCCTTCGACCAGGGACGGGCCATCGACACCACCGGCAGTGGGGCGGGCGGCGGTCCTCTCGGCGCCCGCCAGAGTGGTCCCCTGAGCGCGGGAACGGTGCTGCGCCTGCGGGCCGAACACGGCGACGACGCCCTGCTGCGCCTGTTGACGCTGGGCAGCGGCTTTCAGGCCCTGACCGGCAGCGCCGACCTGCGGGAGCTCGAGGCCCGTGAGATGGACGACCCGGCCGTGCAGGCCGCGACCGCCGCTTTCGTGCATCAGGTGTGCAAGGCGGTCGGCGAGCAGTGCGGCGCCCTGCCGGGCCGCCCGGACGCGGTGGCCCTGACGGGCGGCATCACCCGCTGGGACAGCCTGGTGGACCGCATCGAGCGCCGCCTGGCCTGGATCGCCCCCGTGATCGTGGTGCCCGGCGAGCTGGAGCTCGAGGCGCTGGCCGAGGGGGCGGGCCGGGTCCTGTACGGCCTGGAAGGCCTGCGCGAGTGGTCACCCTCGGGCGTGACCGTGCAGCCCCCCACCCCCCAGGCGGCCCAACCGGCCGGGGCGCGCTGA
- a CDS encoding S8 family serine peptidase, giving the protein MTKKMLTRALGVAALTGLLAACSQQGAPQAGVPSPAAPTPAASTTVAHSGTMDYVQNELVVGYADEASLQKAAQAVGGTVVARIPEIKSALIRVPGDALKLTASTMQLAGVRYATPNVLAKMDPGTTVSAAGTASGIGAQANSADQIFDELPQYALDPRHLNAKVAWDAGLTGKGVVVAVIDDPGDVSHPDLNPNWAGKAFDPLQNKVYTDAKEWVNYFKKDANSHGTYVASSIVAARDGKGIVGVAPEAKWLPVVMFNPGSYGSFYIALGAVWATNNGARVINNSWGGGVSFGAVKDAFDYAMANGTTVVASMGNTYHDEFQYPAALPGLIASGALDASNRKVTFSTSGRHISSSAPGQDTMLARPTWQGGGHALISGTSFSSPYTTGVAALVLQKCPAATPYQVRRVLELNANSAIGSNPSGFDRDTGWGGLNAGKIAQTLTDCAQLPAKGANVAINVAYTDSSGTHPGILADVILRGQGMRAGATDDPTPLYLTPTDADGLARFSEIAPGTYDLYVAGADLSVTGGLADSRGTFVGTITATSGSTYFTPDRKQVNLTSVAPDLNPTDPYEPNDTPDQAALIAYGQTTQTAYIYGKPQDYDVFKFTGAAGDQIKAEMLAAAQLGGQLDSYLYLLGPDGKTVLAENDDRGTPRLDSDSEVNFTLPAAGTYYLKATSYTISEGQNDSSPFNKYRLKLTKTN; this is encoded by the coding sequence ATGACCAAGAAGATGCTGACCCGCGCGCTGGGCGTGGCCGCGCTCACGGGCCTGCTGGCCGCCTGCTCGCAGCAGGGCGCTCCGCAAGCGGGCGTCCCGTCGCCTGCGGCGCCCACACCTGCCGCCTCGACCACGGTCGCCCACAGCGGCACGATGGACTACGTACAGAACGAACTGGTGGTCGGCTATGCCGACGAGGCGTCCCTCCAGAAGGCGGCGCAGGCGGTGGGCGGGACCGTCGTGGCCCGGATTCCCGAGATCAAGTCCGCGCTGATCCGCGTGCCGGGCGACGCCCTGAAGCTCACCGCCAGCACCATGCAGCTCGCGGGCGTCCGCTACGCCACGCCCAACGTGCTCGCCAAGATGGACCCCGGCACCACCGTGTCGGCGGCGGGCACGGCGAGTGGCATCGGCGCGCAGGCCAACTCGGCCGACCAGATCTTCGACGAGCTGCCGCAGTACGCTCTGGACCCCCGCCACCTGAACGCCAAGGTCGCCTGGGATGCGGGCCTGACCGGTAAGGGTGTGGTCGTGGCCGTGATCGACGATCCGGGCGACGTGAGCCACCCCGACCTGAACCCCAACTGGGCCGGCAAGGCTTTCGACCCCCTCCAGAACAAGGTCTACACCGATGCCAAGGAGTGGGTGAACTACTTCAAGAAGGACGCGAACTCGCACGGCACCTACGTGGCGTCGAGCATCGTGGCCGCGCGCGACGGCAAGGGCATCGTCGGGGTCGCGCCCGAGGCCAAGTGGCTGCCGGTCGTGATGTTCAACCCCGGCTCCTACGGCAGCTTCTATATCGCGCTGGGTGCGGTGTGGGCCACCAACAACGGCGCGCGGGTCATCAACAACTCCTGGGGCGGCGGCGTATCCTTCGGGGCCGTCAAGGACGCTTTCGACTACGCGATGGCGAACGGCACCACGGTGGTCGCCTCGATGGGCAACACCTACCACGACGAGTTCCAGTACCCCGCCGCCCTGCCGGGCCTCATCGCCTCGGGGGCGCTGGACGCCAGCAACCGCAAGGTGACCTTCAGCACCTCGGGCCGTCACATCTCCAGCAGCGCGCCGGGCCAGGACACCATGCTGGCGCGCCCCACCTGGCAGGGCGGCGGGCACGCCCTGATCTCGGGTACGTCCTTCTCCTCGCCCTACACGACCGGCGTCGCCGCGCTCGTGCTCCAGAAGTGCCCGGCCGCCACCCCCTACCAGGTGCGCCGCGTGCTGGAGCTCAACGCCAACAGCGCCATCGGCAGCAACCCCTCGGGCTTCGACCGTGACACGGGCTGGGGCGGCTTGAACGCCGGCAAGATCGCCCAGACCCTGACCGACTGCGCCCAGTTGCCCGCCAAGGGAGCCAACGTGGCCATCAACGTGGCCTACACCGATTCGTCGGGCACGCACCCCGGCATCCTGGCCGACGTGATCCTGCGCGGCCAGGGCATGCGCGCCGGGGCCACTGACGACCCCACCCCGCTGTACCTGACGCCCACGGATGCCGACGGCCTGGCCCGCTTCTCCGAGATCGCGCCCGGCACCTACGACCTGTACGTGGCCGGCGCCGACCTGAGCGTGACGGGCGGCCTGGCCGACTCGCGCGGGACCTTCGTGGGCACCATCACGGCCACGAGCGGCAGCACCTACTTCACCCCCGACCGCAAGCAGGTGAACCTGACGAGCGTGGCCCCGGACCTGAACCCGACCGATCCCTACGAGCCCAACGACACGCCGGACCAGGCTGCCCTCATCGCCTACGGGCAGACCACCCAGACGGCGTACATCTACGGCAAGCCCCAGGACTACGACGTCTTCAAGTTCACCGGCGCGGCGGGCGACCAGATCAAGGCCGAGATGCTCGCGGCGGCCCAGCTCGGCGGCCAGCTCGACTCGTACCTGTACCTCCTGGGCCCCGACGGCAAGACGGTCCTCGCCGAGAACGACGACCGGGGCACCCCGCGTCTCGACAGCGACTCGGAAGTGAACTTCACGCTCCCGGCTGCCGGTACCTACTACCTCAAGGCGACGAGCTACACCATCTCCGAAGGGCAAAACGACAGCAGCCCCTTCAACAAGTACCGCCTCAAGCTGACCAAGACCAACTGA